A stretch of DNA from Desulfosarcina ovata subsp. ovata:
CTATGGGATGGACCATAAGCCCTGAATTTGATTCGGCAGATTATCTACAAAAAACTTTTGTCAGCGAACCCATACAGCTTATAAAAATGCTGTATTCGGAGCGTATTGACATAATGGCTCTGTCTGTGGCTTTGAATCAGGCTCTAATTAAAAATTATTATCCGGAATATAAAGGGGACATTGTACCTTTGCCTCCTCCCTTAAAGAGGAACACAACCCATGTTATATTTTCGAAGAAGATTTCAGGGTATGAAAGCAGAATTGAAGCATTTAATGAAGGGCTCAAAAAAATCATTGCAAACGGAACGCTTCGAAAAATTGAGGAGAAGTACCAATATACAAGTGGCTTGCTACAAAAATAAACGGCCAGTTGATTGGTTTTGTGCTGCTGTATCAAAATGACCATGGGCAGCCAGCGGGGATCGGCGCGGAAGGTTTGAAATTCAAACTGGGTGGGGTCAACACGATACCGGTTGGTGGTGACGGGTTGAAATACCGCTGTCTGCCCAAGTACCAGGCCCTTTTGGGATGGATTGATCGTATCAAAGGTAATGGAAAATCAATAGTTGTCCTTCTTATTTGATTTTACCCAAATATTCATTTTTTCCGCTTCCTTTATCAATTCCTCCCTAAAATTGGGATGTGAAATGTTAATCAGTTCCTCTGCTCTTTCCCACGTTGACTTTCCTTTTAGCTGTACAATACCATATTCCGTGACAACATATTGAACGATACTTCTAGGAACCGTAACAATTGCGCCCGGCTTGAGGGTGGGCACAATCCTTGAGCATATATTCCCATCTTTATCCGTATAGGTCGAACTTAGCGAAATAATCCCCTTACCCCCTGTGGATTTAAAAGCACCTAAAATAAAATCGAGCTGTCCGCCGGTTCCAGAAATATGTCGGTAGCCGACTGACTCGGAACAGACTTGAGAAAAAAGGTCAATTTCAATGGCATTATTTATTGCTACGACTTTTGGATTCTTGCAGATTCTATCTGGATCATTAATATAATGAACTGGAAATGAAGCACAAGTTGGGTTCATATGCAAAAAATCATATAGTTTTATAGTACCAAGAGCAAAAGTATAGCTCATTTTTAAACGATCAACCTTTTTATGTATACCTGTAACTTTACCTGATTCATACATGTCAACACATGCATCGACCAACATCTCGGTGTGTATGGAGAGATCCTTTAAATCACTTTTCGATATCATTTCACCAATCAGATTTGGCAAAGTGCCAATTCCTAACTGTAAACAAGAACCGTCCTCTATAGTGGTCAATATTTGTTTAGCTATTTTAATATCAACAGGTGATGCTTTCGCTTTGGGAATCTCAATGAGGGGATTATTTTTACCTTCAA
This window harbors:
- a CDS encoding acetyl-CoA hydrolase/transferase family protein, yielding MVDKIVEGKNNPLIEIPKAKASPVDIKIAKQILTTIEDGSCLQLGIGTLPNLIGEMISKSDLKDLSIHTEMLVDACVDMYESGKVTGIHKKVDRLKMSYTFALGTIKLYDFLHMNPTCASFPVHYINDPDRICKNPKVVAINNAIEIDLFSQVCSESVGYRHISGTGGQLDFILGAFKSTGGKGIISLSSTYTDKDGNICSRIVPTLKPGAIVTVPRSIVQYVVTEYGIVQLKGKSTWERAEELINISHPNFREELIKEAEKMNIWVKSNKKDNY
- a CDS encoding substrate-binding periplasmic protein, producing MADEKPLILVAQKYASESEDRLLFQEEIITAAFDHAGYKIQYKYRPWKRCLIEVREGRHDAAYTAWHTKERSEIYGFSDTYLYVDTMLFKKKGKAVYYNGDLQTLQPYLIGVSMGWTISPEFDSADYLQKTFVSEPIQLIKMLYSERIDIMALSVALNQALIKNYYPEYKGDIVPLPPPLKRNTTHVIFSKKISGYESRIEAFNEGLKKIIANGTLRKIEEKYQYTSGLLQK